The proteins below come from a single Papaver somniferum cultivar HN1 chromosome 11, ASM357369v1, whole genome shotgun sequence genomic window:
- the LOC113322877 gene encoding 17.8 kDa class I heat shock protein-like, with amino-acid sequence MSMIPSFFGNQRTNVFDPFSLDIWDPFQGFPFSGSNSSSSPLSFPAGSEISKETSQLANTRIDWKETPEAHIFRADLPGIKKEEVKVEVEEGRVLQISGERSREKEEKNDKWHRVERSSGKFLRRFRLPENAKVDDVKASMENGVLTVSVPKVEEKKPETKSIQISDQVPRANNANN; translated from the coding sequence ATGTCGATGATTCCAAGTTTCTTCGGCAACCAAAGGACAAATGTGTTCGACCCATTCTCACTAGACATTTGGGATCCATTCCAAGGTTTCCCATTCTCAGGATCcaattcttcttcctctccactttCCTTTCCGGCTGGTTCTGAAATCTCGAAAGAAACTTCACAATTGGCAAACACTAGAATCGATTGGAAAGAAACCCCAGAAGCCCATATTTTCCGAGCAGATCTTCCTGGTATTAAGAAAGAAGAAGTgaaagttgaagttgaagaaggaaGGGTTCTTCAGATAAGTGGTGAAAGAAgtagagagaaagaagagaagaacgataaatggcaTAGAGTTGAACGGAGCAGTGGTAAGTTTCTAAGGAGATTCCGATTGCCGGAGAATGCTAAAGTTGATGACGTTAAGGCGTCTATGGAGAATGGAGTGCTCACTGTAAGTGTTCCTAAGGTTGAAGAGAAGAAGCCTGAAACCAAATCAATTCAAATATCTGATCAAGTGCCTAGGGCTAATAACGCTAATAACTAA